A single genomic interval of Cucumis sativus cultivar 9930 chromosome 7, Cucumber_9930_V3, whole genome shotgun sequence harbors:
- the LOC101208313 gene encoding 60S ribosomal protein L21-1, with protein MPAGHGLRSRTRDLFARPFRKKGYIALTTYLRTYKIGDYVDIKVNGAVHKGMPHKFYHGRTGQVWNVTKRAIGVEINKQVGNRIIKKRIHVRVEHMQPSRCTEEFRLRKVKNDELKAEAKAKGTVICTKRQPEGPKPGFMVEGALMETVTPIPYDVVNDLKGGY; from the exons ATGCCGGCCGGCCATGGACTTCGATCACGTACCAGAGACCTCTTCGCCAGGCCTTTCAGGAAGAAGGGTTACATTGCTTTGACTACCTACTTGAGGACGTACAAAATCGGTGATTATGTGGATATCAAGGTGAACGGCGCCGTCCACAAGGGTATGCCTCATAAATTTTACCATGGTCGCACAGGTCAGGTATGGAATGTCACAAAGCGCGCCATCGGTGTCGAGATCAACAAGCAG GTCGGGAACAgaattattaagaaaagaatTCATGTGAGAGTGGAGCACATGCAGCCTTCTCGATGCACCGAGGAATTTCGCTTGAGGAAGGTGAAGAATGACGAGCTGAAGGCTGAAGCCAAGGCCAAAGGCACAGTCATCTGCACTAAGAGGCAACCGGAAGGCCCCAAACCAGGGTTCATGGTTGAAGGAGCTCTAATGGAGACTGTGACTCCCATTCCATACGATGTGGTTAATGATCTTAAAGGTGGCTATTAG